From the genome of Perca fluviatilis chromosome 8, GENO_Pfluv_1.0, whole genome shotgun sequence:
TTGTAAACTACAATCTACTATCCATCCGATCAACATTTATATTGCATTAAGACTTTGTCATTATGACACTGGAATTTCCACCCACACATAATATCTTTCcacatacatcatcatcattgctAATATTAACGCCACTAGTGTGACTAAGAGACTATAAATATGAGTGGAAGCCAGCTGATGCTAAGTAGTAAGCTATATCTGATAATTGAGGAAGTAAAACTCAAATCGTGGTGCTTTCATCATGCTTTGTCACCGGGTCGATAAATCATTCATTCTTACAGGAAAAAGCTCATGCTGACAGAAAGTAAGGGAGATGAATTGCAGCTTTTCAAGATCCTGAAATGTTAGAttactaaaaaaaacagtggccTATTGGAtagtttttattatattttttattaaatctgcagatgtttcccattgatattTACATAAGACGAAAATCCCAATGAAACATCAGATTTTCTTTGATCTTTAGACCTGATGCCTCTAAGAGTTGCCCATGTACTTcttatgaccaaaagtcaaaaaTCATTTTGCATTTCAAGTACAGATTTGACTAAACAGTGTTGCCAACCTGCATAGTAAACAAATGAGGCGTTTGTAGTTTGTACATTTAGCTGAAGAATTAACCCACAGTTGATGCAGTTTGGAGAGTTAACTACATTGGACTAATACAGATATAATCGTGTTACTGGAGCATATTCAGTGTGTGATAACAGGAACATGAGGAAGTGCTGAAGTCTTCTTTGGTTTGATACAAAAGTCTCTCTGTCGTTGGTGTGATACCTCAGGAATGTGATTGTTTTTTCTGTTCAGGAAGAAGACAAAGGAAGGTAGTTCATCTTTAACACAGTGTTAAATAACATGGGCAGAATCAAAGGCGGTAAAGATTTATGAGAACACAACGCATACTgtaaattaaagaaaatgttgtgaACCATCAagttatatttcataaaaaaaatatgaattcagTCACACACCTGTCATTGGCCTTTTCCTTTTCTACTGAAGCAGTCAGTGTGATGTCTCGTCCTTTTAgtgttgcatcatgggaattgtgTTCATCTGTGGCTGCAGGAGTGTTAACTGTATCACTACAAGGAAAGAAAACTATGAACACCAGTGGTGGacagtaaaaagtacatttactcaagatcagtacttaagtacaatttggagatacttgtacttgagtactaCTGAGTATTCctattttaaagtattttatattttacttacaAAACATGTGGAGTTGTTGGaccagtttataaaatatgatgcattactATAGATTAAACGACCCAACCGTATAAGAAGCAGATAATATGATAATACTGTAATATAACACTAACAGAGACCATTCTGcctaatgagtacttttacttttgatactttattcattttgttgctaatactttcatacttttacttcagtaaaattTGGAATGCAGGACATTTACTTGGAATGgagtattttatttctttgtacaTTTCTCATTTGTAGATTACCCTTTTCCAATAAAACATATGGCAAAAAAAGAATTACCCAATGATCACTGACAATTGCTTTAAGTTTAATCCCCTTAACATTTACACTATATCACTACATTACAGCGATTATTTAGTTTCTTGCAGTAAATCAGATTCACGCTGGGTATGGTGCAGTAGAACTTGTACCTGAACTTGTAGTCTGAAGGGAGGCTCAAACCTAATCTGTAGTCTCTCCTGGTTCTGGAGATTTGCTTTTGAAGGTCCGTGACAGAGCAGCTGAGACCACTGAATATGTAGCCAACAAATAGCAGCTTCCCTCTGATGTACATCTATCACATCAACAAGAAACATTTGCATTACATGTGAGAAGATGGAATGCTAAAAACTACATACACTGCAGTTTCATTGTGATAAAAAGCATTAgtacatatatttttatttagataatagagatgtttttttaagttttttgtaCCATGTTGATTATGTCCTTTTACAACATAAATTACATCAGTCATGCAGATATTTTAGATTTCAACACAGAGGATCGTTTGCTGTGTGTATACAGTGTATTGTGAGAAAGACTTCTAAGTCTTCTGTTTGATTTATGGACTGAAGGAAGGATTTTCATCTTGCAGCAAAAATCAGTGGAGCAGCTGTCATGACTATGAGCTAAAAATTAGACCACCCTTTTGTAATTAAGAAGCGCCATCCCTCACTGTTTGTCAGGCTTCAGTTCTTTTATAATAAATGTCTGGGTTTCTTGGAAAGGACGGCCTGTCCGTGACTCAGGCTGCTGTGTTTCCTTTTCTtagtcttctgtgtgtgtgtgtgtgtgtgtgtgtgtgtgtgtgtgtgggagtgtgtggagtgtgtgggtAGGCGGGGCTTTCTTCAGGGCACCTGGCTCTCCAGAGCAGCTGCAGGTGATCTACTAATCAAGCTCCAGTTCGTTCTAGTCTACCAAGTGGTAACTACTCTCGGCCAAACGCTCTGTGCGCAGACGCTGGAGGTCTACCTCATCTTCGCTTCCAGCCATGCCACCAGCCCTGTGTGTTTTCAAGCCTGCCTTGCCTACCTCCACTCCACTTTGGATCACCACCCTCCTAAGTTGAATTGCAAGATTTCTGTTCGGCTGAACTTACATTAAAGAACTGTTTTCAAATTCCAACCATCTAGTCTGTGTTCGCTCTTGGGTCCAAACCTCACCCTAACAAGTGCCTTACTACAGTCCTGCTCGCCCCACCCCCTTCATGCAGCACTGCTGCCACCCAGTGGGAACCATGAAAACCTGCACTGAGCAGAGCCTGCAGCCTTTAGCCAAGCCTGCAGTGGGTTTACTGACCAGGACCATCCCAGGAGCAGCATTGTGCCGCTGCTGCAGCAGGATGTTCTTCACTCCACAGCTGGGCTTCCTTGTTGACATCTCATACCTCACCAAGCGAAATGAATCCATCTGGcactagataaaaaaaaaaagttatttgctgATTATGTAAACTCAATGCTATTTTAACTACAGtgaaacaacaaacaaatgatGCACACACTGCGAATCAGAGATATAATGCCTGGCTGGGTATACATACAGCATATAACAGGTGACCAAAATAAGAGAAAAGTgatgcttattgtgtttttttttgtatgtaagACTGCATTCACACCTGTGTACACGGCATGGTTCTGTGCGTGTTCCTCCTCCTGTAAAGATGCTCCAGCACGTCCAGGCCGAACACTGCATGTGTGTTGTCGGGTTGGAGTGGCAGAGTCACACACACCACTAGGATCTGTTGACTGTGTGGAAGCTGGCCCATAATGAAGGCATCGTACTCCAGGTCCGTCACCACTGGCATCAGTGCAGCGCTGCAGCTGCACCGCCTGCGCCCCCCTTCCCCCTGCACGGCAGCTCTCAGCAGAGCAGGGCACACTGTGAGGGGGACGGAGGGGGTGAACAACGGCAGGGCTGGACAGCCGGTGGAAGCGAAGGGCTGCAAATCTGCACTGTTTGGAAGAATTACTGACCTGGCAGGGTGGGGTGATAGTGAAGCTGTGATTGTAAATATACTCCTGCTCTTATAAACTGCAATAAATGTAGTTTTCTACACAATAACATTTGAACGTGTTTATGTGCCATAAATAGGACTAGGTCTTACTCAAGTTGGATGTTGCCATACATTTTAAGGGGTCCTATCTGTGTGACACGGGGCTCCTCCTTTGTTTTTCGCGTCCTGGCAACATACAGGTCAAAACAGTGAAatattatacattattataatacagtatatattacaCAATGCAGTCGGTGCAAAGTCTAGCAGAGCTCAAGCACTTCCAGTACATTttatcaataaacagtatagatagatagatagatagatagatagatagatagatagatagatagatagatagatagatagatagattatgGTCCTATGGATTGGTGTACAGTGTGCACCTTGGCAGCTTGACGTTGGAGTCCAGAGGTCTTTCTGCTGGTACTGATAGATGTCTGTGCAGCTCCTGTAACTCATTCCTGCCCTCCTCAGGCCGGACTGGGTCAGCATCTGCCCGCTCAGGTGGGTTCAGGGAGGGCAGAGCAGCTGACTGTACCTCTCTCCTCAGCCTGGTCCTCAGTGGGCCATCTGGCATCCGCTCCGTGTCAGTACACTTGATACctgaaggagaggaagaggtcactcagaaatgcacacagacacgAGTGACATGAGTGACCGTGAACAAGATCCCTATGGAACTATTCAATAATGTTGAGTTTGCAGGATGATGTGATACTGTAACTTTTTGCTTCACTGAATCACTCTGAAACAACCTTACTGGCTTACTTTTATCTGCATTGCACACTTTAATAATGTTCCGTACATCACACCCACCGGTTGCAGTTCGATCCCAGCTGGGATGCGTTAGCACACATTGCacattttagaaaagaaaaagagaaagtttACAGGTACGTACCGATGGCCACTCGATAATAATCCAGCCAGCCTCCCAGGGTGTTTCGTACTCTCTGCTGTAGTCTCTTCAGCTCCCTGCTAACATGCCCTCTTCTTCTCCACTGTGCTGATGGCTCCTCCAGCCCCTCCACCTCTCTGACCATCTGGAAGACCTCCCGGGAGCACACAGACACCTGCCATACATCATTACTCGCATGGTAGATTATGATATAGaacaacaaaagacatttaGCGAGCTGTTCTATACAAAGTGACTCAGGGAAGATCATCTTCAAAGGTGGTGTTGTGacagatttctttttcttttgatatTCGGTGTTTTGAGTCCATACATTTATTTCATACTTTCACTGAAGCATTGTGATATGGTAATAAAAAGTCTCTTACAGGTGTTAGCGTCAGGTTCCTCTTGCTCTCTAGGACCACAGCAAGGGATGTTTTCTTCCTTGCCAGCAGGAGGTCTCGAGCAAAATAAGAGGTAAACTTTCCTTCAGTCTGCAAACAAGTCTGTCAATAAAGAGTCGATATTATAGAGCTTTGTTTATCATAAATCTAACACTTTTTTATTCCTCATTTTACTCTTAATCTCACCGTTTCCTGTGATTGGTTAATGTTCGACAGAGCAGTAAGAGGAAGTTGAACACTTTCGTTGTCACACCTGAAGCTGAGCATGGCAGAAGTGCCACTGAGCAGCCTCACAGAGATTACATCTGACAACTGTAGGAGAAACACATTTACAGGTTTCTTTAAAATGGAGACAATTGTTAACTCTTAAATTGTGATGAATTCATCCATGGGTATCTAATCTGCACGCTATAGACCTGTTATAAAACCTCTCTTGGTCCTGTCTGAGGCAGTTAGTGCTTGTTTATCAGTAGGTCATGCGTCATACCTCACATGTCCTGCTTTGTTTCCCCTAAATGTGACATTTCCCATATGCATATCTCACAATTATCTCACATGACAGGTTCTCTCCAGATTCTGAGTACCTCTGACTACCCTTGTCACTGAATATATTTCTTGTCTGGATTATTACCTCTGGCCTGGTCTTTGTGCAACATGTTCCTGACACTGTCCACACAACGTGGtagaaaaagttgttgtagtATCAAAAGTCACAATTCTAGCACTATTGCTGCACCTGTATAACAATCTTCTCCCTCAGTGTGTGGTCTGTCTGCCAGCTCCACTCCTTAGTTATGTTCCCATTATGGTCACATGTGAATCCACCGTGCTGGTCCCACACGGCTGTAATGGCAGAGCTGAGGGAACATTTTACACATCATTAAAGCTGTCACACGGTTATAGAAAGGCTGTTTAAAGGCATTCAGCATTTTGCAGAATATCCTTTGTGGGAGTGAGATGAGAACATCGACAGCAATGTCATGTTAATGTGATTAAGGGCACTCCAGCTGTTCAGCACTTCCATCAAGTTGGGGGAATCACAAGAGACAGATGTTTAGTTTAAATTGTCAAAATCAAAGCAGCTGAGGCAGCAACATCACTTACTTTGTGTCCCTTATATGGGCCAAGCTCCAAAATCACAGAGCTAGTTTTGGAAAGCTCTCTCCAGAGCCACAGATGACATTATCATGACAATATATTTACTTATTCTCAGTGGAGCACCCCTTTTACTTAGTCAGACATTCTCACATATCAACTCACCTGAGAGGATGTGTCACAGACCCGTGCCCGAATGCTGTGATAGTCGCCAGAATAACGGGACACTCACTGTCACTGAACACGTTGGTATAAAAGCCTCCACAGGGCAGACCTGAGTGGCTCTGGCATACTGCGATACAACCAGACGGGTAGCTGAGAGggcagggtcaaaggtcaaaagcTCAGCTCCAGTGACACGTTAGCCATATGCCATACACTGCATTCTTCTTGTACAACTACTAGAATTAAAATACTTATGAATAAACATGAGAGTAAGATACTATATGAACGAGGAGCTGTCGTTGATCCTGTAGTGTAGTTTCTGCCGTGCAGGATCCTGCTGCTTCACTTCTGGTATCTGGGGCATCCCATTGACGACAGTAACAGGCGGCGCCGTTCTCCTCGCTCTCCTGTCCTTCAGCTGTGCCTTTGCATCACCATAGTGACGGAGTGTGAGCGGTGTGTTCAGGTCCTGTTCAGCTGTTAGCAGTTTTCTATGTAAAGATGAGGTAAATTTTCATGCTTAAATAACTGAGCTCTCATTTAGCATTTATGATGAGTTacattgcaaaataaaacatttaaaagtttcaATAATGATGACCAAATGTATATTACTTGATATTTTACTTATGTATAGTAAAAACCATCATTCCCCAAAACAGGGATTAACTTAACGCTGTAATATGTAATACCGACAACAGCTAGCCTAACGTTTAAAATAGttgcagtccaaattcaaaatactggagagagtcatcTCCTCCTGCCCCTCCttccagactcgaagttcacgggggttgccaggttgagaacgTAGCGTCCCACAATGTCAATGTTAGCTAGATTAGCTACTGCACAGCggagcggagtagctaacgttatggctatgttgacagtcataaaagcctgtgctctcgcggagctctgtacctgACTGACAGCCACCCTTTAtcggcttaaaattactgcacaaccgctaaaaacaccGCGACCTTGTGCTCCTCTTTACACGACTGACAGCCACACTTTCTCAGCTTCAAATTACTCACCGTTTGTCGGCTTCGGCCGCTGAACGGGCGACACGGTTGTTTTGCCAAAGTAAAATAGTTTCCATTATGAGGAAGTCAAACTTGCGGTTTCTGTCGTATGTCACGGTGGCCCGCTTGCGTGGTCCtctagtaacgttagcagttagctagcgtgtgttagcatggcggcgttagccaggccCAGTCTGGGTCACTTCACCAGCTGTGACtcaatttttgttgttgatagTAACTAACTCGAGTGAGTACTACTCTATATACTTTTATGTGAATACACGAATGTTGTAGGAAATGTTGTTCAGAAAATGTCAGAGGGTCATGGTCAACTGCTTGTGTCACTAGATggaaagtcagaggatcaccaaaatcattaggattcatcctctgggtaAATCGATCCAGAAGtgagatatttcactctgaACCGACCAATCGACCGACATTACCATCCCTGATCCCTCTAGAAATTTTGGCACGTAGCTAACCCCTCATTTGACAAACATTTGCTGCAGTCTAAATGCAATAGCAAAGGGTAACAACATACTCAGGACTTCTTGCCACACGGAGTTGCTCAAGCACCCACTGACACAAACTGATCTGCCGAGGCTCATCACAGGAGGGCCGCTTTGGCTGGATGATCCAACCTGGACACAAATCACATTCAGCTGATCGAGGCAGCAGGACTACGGCAGTGAGACAGTTAGCCACAGACACAGTGTCCTCCATTACATAATGCTTTATCTCCATGTCTTACCTGGATTACTGCAGCTGTTGGATGAGATGGAGAAACTGACGGTGGTGTAGTTGCGAGCTGttggggagagagatggagctcagtcagtggatcagctgatgtcttatatttacctttttaattcatttgtaCGGACATTACTGGCCATATATCAGTCAACAGTGGCATCAGGGAACTTAATAATGTAACTCAAAAGCTCTGTAACTGATTAACAGACAGCAGTACATCTGTGCCCGCAGCTACCATGTTACCTTGTCCTGTCTGGTAAACTAATCCTCTCACTTCCACACGCTTGCAACCAAATCTGTCCTCACGTTCAGTCTTAAAAGGTCATGAGAAATTACTTAATGGGTTTTCACTTTCATCACTCTCATTGTTATTGTCTCATACCTATATTAAATGACATATAGTTCAAATATAATGCCCTTAATCTAAATTtgacatgtgtacacacacaacactacccTTTTCTAATAAtgcatattttataaatatatttgtgcTATAACTAAATGCTTAAATAATGGTTAATGCTTTCTTTGTATTAAGAAACAGTTAACATTTAGCCTACAAGTTCATGCGTTATTATAGTGGAAGAACTCAATATTAATGAGGGAGATGTGATGACTTCTAAAGTGAGAGACACATGCTTTTATTATTAACTTTATTATACAATCATAAACCACAAAGTCTGCAGctgttattaaatcataatAGGCTATTGATTTTGGCCCAGATGCTCCTGAGCTTCTTTTTTCAGAAAGATAAAAAGACAAAGCATGAGGAGGATAAACCTCAACCAGGTGGATTTCTTTTTTGGCAAAGCTTTTCATTCTATTTCATCTTGAAGgctttattaaatcatttataaACAATTAATCACTTATACAAGTCTACCCTTGTATGAGATATATAATGTAAGCCATTTTCCACCAAGAAAAAATTGGTGGAAAAAAGATGATAGTCAGTCCAAATCTACAGTAGCTGAGGCCTAGGTTATTTATAGTAGCCTGTCTAACAATTTTGACTCAGTGTGTCATACTTTTGACATACCATAAGTATATTTAGGTATTTGCATcaagttatttttcttttcctgacATAAGTAGGCTTCAATAGAAAAGTCAGTCAGGGATTAATTTACCTCTATTGGAATTGTGTTTGCGCTTTTTCGTGCGTTGATTTGAGCTGAGTTGTGATTTTCCCACAGAGGGACCAACGTTTTCCACAACACATGAGATTCCCTCTCCTGCCTGCCTCGTGTCACTTCTGGCGGACAACTGACGGGATCGAGCTTCATCCGACTTCAGGAAGCCTTTGGACTTTCCGTGTTTGCCGGTCTGTTCCGAACTTCTGAAATGCACCGAGCCCGCAGTTAGTTCCTTCCAGGAATAATTTAGAATATTTACAATCCCGTGAGGAATACGCCCCTCCTCAGTCCACTTATGTTGTGAAAGTAGGCGAGCCACTTCGTTTAATAACTGAGGGGCTGCTCGTTTGTATGCATCCATCGGATCGTGGTACTTTATGTTGGGTGTAGCACCGCCAGCGGATGAGGTATCAGGTTTAACATCTCCACATGTATCCCCCGGCAGCCTCTGAGTGAGCTCATCACTCTTACCTTCCATGTTGTCATCTCGATTACTATGAGACAAATGAGAAAATGTTGGTTATTGCTCGGACaaggaaaatgttaaaataatttgCAGCTATAAGGGAATTAATTACCTTTGTATTGTATCTTCTGACTTCGCTCCTTCATTTGCCAAATTGAAATGCAAAATGTTGCTTTTCGCCCCTTTAATTCTGTTTCGTTTTGTCGGCTGCAGAGAGATAGGCTACGTTAGGCTAAGGTTAATGTCTTGATGTGTCTTTCAAACCacagtcagctagctagctaaatgaaTCATTAGCCCACCTGGTCAAAGAAATACAAAGGGCCAGTTCTGGGTTCCGTCAGCGCGACAGAAGAAGTCATttccttttaaaaagaaaaaggaa
Proteins encoded in this window:
- the LOC120563850 gene encoding uncharacterized protein C3orf20-like isoform X2, with amino-acid sequence MTSSVALTEPRTGPLYFFDQPTKRNRIKGAKSNILHFNLANEGAKSEDTIQSNRDDNMEGKSDELTQRLPGDTCGDVKPDTSSAGGATPNIKYHDPMDAYKRAAPQLLNEVARLLSQHKWTEEGRIPHGIVNILNYSWKELTAGSVHFRSSEQTGKHGKSKGFLKSDEARSRQLSARSDTRQAGEGISCVVENVGPSVGKSQLSSNQRTKKRKHNSNRARNYTTVSFSISSNSCSNPGWIIQPKRPSCDEPRQISLCQWVLEQLRVARSPEKLLTAEQDLNTPLTLRHYGDAKAQLKDRRARRTAPPVTVVNGMPQIPEVKQQDPARQKLHYRINDSSSFIYYPSGCIAVCQSHSGLPCGGFYTNVFSDSECPVILATITAFGHGSVTHPLSSAITAVWDQHGGFTCDHNGNITKEWSWQTDHTLREKIVIQLSDVISVRLLSGTSAMLSFRCDNESVQLPLTALSNINQSQETTCLQTEGKFTSYFARDLLLARKKTSLAVVLESKRNLTLTPVSVCSREVFQMVREVEGLEEPSAQWRRRGHVSRELKRLQQRVRNTLGGWLDYYRVAIGIKCTDTERMPDGPLRTRLRREVQSAALPSLNPPERADADPVRPEEGRNELQELHRHLSVPAERPLDSNVKLPRTRKTKEEPRVTQIGPLKMSVILPNSADLQPFASTGCPALPLFTPSVPLTVCPALLRAAVQGEGGRRRCSCSAALMPVVTDLEYDAFIMGQLPHSQQILVVCVTLPLQPDNTHAVFGLDVLEHLYRRRNTHRTMPCTQCQMDSFRLVRYEMSTRKPSCGVKNILLQQRHNAAPGMVLMYIRGKLLFVGYIFSGLSCSVTDLQKQISRTRRDYRLGLSLPSDYKFSDTVNTPAATDEHNSHDATLKGRDITLTASVEKEKANDRKNNHIPEVSHQRQRDFCIKPKKTSALPHVPVITH
- the LOC120563850 gene encoding uncharacterized protein C3orf20-like isoform X3, with the protein product MTSSVALTEPRTGPLYFFDQPTKRNRIKGAKSNILHFNLANEGAKSEDTIQSNRDDNMEGKSDELTQRLPGDTCGDVKPDTSSAGGATPNIKYHDPMDAYKRAAPQLLNEVARLLSQHKWTEEGRIPHGIVNILNYSWKELTAGSVHFRSSEQTGKHGKSKGFLKSDEARSRQLSARSDTRQAGEGISCVVENVGPSVGKSQLSSNQRTKKRKHNSNRARNYTTVSFSISSNSCSNPGWIIQPKRPSCDEPRQISLCQWVLEQLRVARSPEKLLTAEQDLNTPLTLRHYGDAKAQLKDRRARRTAPPVTVVNGMPQIPEVKQQDPARQKLHYRINDSSSFIYYPSGCIAVCQSHSGLPCGGFYTNVFSDSECPVILATITAFGHGSVTHPLSSAITAVWDQHGGFTCDHNGNITKEWSWQTDHTLREKIVIQLSDVISVRLLSGTSAMLSFRCDNESVQLPLTALSNINQSQETTCLQTEGKFTSYFARDLLLARKKTSLAVVLESKRNLTLTPVFQMVREVEGLEEPSAQWRRRGHVSRELKRLQQRVRNTLGGWLDYYRVAIGIKCTDTERMPDGPLRTRLRREVQSAALPSLNPPERADADPVRPEEGRNELQELHRHLSVPAERPLDSNVKLPRTRKTKEEPRVTQIGPLKMYGNIQLESVILPNSADLQPFASTGCPALPLFTPSVPLTVCPALLRAAVQGEGGRRRCSCSAALMPVVTDLEYDAFIMGQLPHSQQILVVCVTLPLQPDNTHAVFGLDVLEHLYRRRNTHRTMPCTQCQMDSFRLVRYEMSTRKPSCGVKNILLQQRHNAAPGMVLMYIRGKLLFVGYIFSGLSCSVTDLQKQISRTRRDYRLGLSLPSDYKFSDTVNTPAATDEHNSHDATLKGRDITLTASVEKEKANDRKNNHIPEVSHQRQRDFCIKPKKTSALPHVPVITH
- the LOC120563850 gene encoding uncharacterized protein C3orf20-like isoform X1 gives rise to the protein MTSSVALTEPRTGPLYFFDQPTKRNRIKGAKSNILHFNLANEGAKSEDTIQSNRDDNMEGKSDELTQRLPGDTCGDVKPDTSSAGGATPNIKYHDPMDAYKRAAPQLLNEVARLLSQHKWTEEGRIPHGIVNILNYSWKELTAGSVHFRSSEQTGKHGKSKGFLKSDEARSRQLSARSDTRQAGEGISCVVENVGPSVGKSQLSSNQRTKKRKHNSNRARNYTTVSFSISSNSCSNPGWIIQPKRPSCDEPRQISLCQWVLEQLRVARSPEKLLTAEQDLNTPLTLRHYGDAKAQLKDRRARRTAPPVTVVNGMPQIPEVKQQDPARQKLHYRINDSSSFIYYPSGCIAVCQSHSGLPCGGFYTNVFSDSECPVILATITAFGHGSVTHPLSSAITAVWDQHGGFTCDHNGNITKEWSWQTDHTLREKIVIQLSDVISVRLLSGTSAMLSFRCDNESVQLPLTALSNINQSQETTCLQTEGKFTSYFARDLLLARKKTSLAVVLESKRNLTLTPVSVCSREVFQMVREVEGLEEPSAQWRRRGHVSRELKRLQQRVRNTLGGWLDYYRVAIGIKCTDTERMPDGPLRTRLRREVQSAALPSLNPPERADADPVRPEEGRNELQELHRHLSVPAERPLDSNVKLPRTRKTKEEPRVTQIGPLKMYGNIQLESVILPNSADLQPFASTGCPALPLFTPSVPLTVCPALLRAAVQGEGGRRRCSCSAALMPVVTDLEYDAFIMGQLPHSQQILVVCVTLPLQPDNTHAVFGLDVLEHLYRRRNTHRTMPCTQCQMDSFRLVRYEMSTRKPSCGVKNILLQQRHNAAPGMVLMYIRGKLLFVGYIFSGLSCSVTDLQKQISRTRRDYRLGLSLPSDYKFSDTVNTPAATDEHNSHDATLKGRDITLTASVEKEKANDRKNNHIPEVSHQRQRDFCIKPKKTSALPHVPVITH
- the LOC120563850 gene encoding uncharacterized protein C3orf20-like isoform X4, translating into METILLWQNNRVARSAAEADKRKLLTAEQDLNTPLTLRHYGDAKAQLKDRRARRTAPPVTVVNGMPQIPEVKQQDPARQKLHYRINDSSSFIYYPSGCIAVCQSHSGLPCGGFYTNVFSDSECPVILATITAFGHGSVTHPLSSAITAVWDQHGGFTCDHNGNITKEWSWQTDHTLREKIVIQLSDVISVRLLSGTSAMLSFRCDNESVQLPLTALSNINQSQETTCLQTEGKFTSYFARDLLLARKKTSLAVVLESKRNLTLTPVSVCSREVFQMVREVEGLEEPSAQWRRRGHVSRELKRLQQRVRNTLGGWLDYYRVAIGIKCTDTERMPDGPLRTRLRREVQSAALPSLNPPERADADPVRPEEGRNELQELHRHLSVPAERPLDSNVKLPRTRKTKEEPRVTQIGPLKMYGNIQLESVILPNSADLQPFASTGCPALPLFTPSVPLTVCPALLRAAVQGEGGRRRCSCSAALMPVVTDLEYDAFIMGQLPHSQQILVVCVTLPLQPDNTHAVFGLDVLEHLYRRRNTHRTMPCTQCQMDSFRLVRYEMSTRKPSCGVKNILLQQRHNAAPGMVLMYIRGKLLFVGYIFSGLSCSVTDLQKQISRTRRDYRLGLSLPSDYKFSDTVNTPAATDEHNSHDATLKGRDITLTASVEKEKANDRKNNHIPEVSHQRQRDFCIKPKKTSALPHVPVITH